A portion of the Candidatus Zixiibacteriota bacterium genome contains these proteins:
- a CDS encoding S4 domain-containing protein, with the protein MRLDDFLSTVGLIKRRTLAKEMTEGGLVKLNNNRTKPAHPVKNGDIISISGPSPLVVEILAIPAGNVSKESRPQYFKVIS; encoded by the coding sequence ATGCGCCTGGACGATTTCCTCTCCACAGTCGGCTTGATAAAGCGACGAACTTTAGCCAAAGAGATGACCGAGGGCGGTCTGGTGAAGTTAAACAACAACCGCACCAAGCCGGCGCATCCAGTCAAGAACGGCGATATTATTTCCATCAGCGGACCGTCCCCCCTGGTCGTTGAGATTCTGGCAATTCCTGCCGGCAATGTCAGCAAGGAATCGCGCCCGCAATATTTCAAAGTAATCTCCTGA
- a CDS encoding peptidylprolyl isomerase: MNKRCNFLGSFIVAVVCVCFLPTALLAAEPVERIAAIVGSEPILTSELAAQIQMVAIQRKIRPANQEEAERLQKEILEQMIMEKLIQIEARKDTSIKVSSEEIDQTLDDHVRNIASQFPSEDAFLGELAKEGLNLRLFKKRLRPEIENHLLKQKLISKKLSAVAISRQEVMDFYDKYRDSIPDQPEAVRLAHILLTFQPSGATEDSVRLLAESVRKNVAAGADFATISAQYSPQAVALAGGDLGFITRDDVVPEFARPAFNLQPGEISGVVRTEFGFHIIKCEEKAGDKAHLRHILFEVIPTPSDSALTFRLADSLKQAILAGSDFRELAKIFSADDETRKQGGELGWFAKSDLPPAFISAVDSIKNIGDIYGPVRSEYGLHILKLLEYQEARQFSPDTDYDRLKEMARQAKAGEFVDRWIEKVKEQIFVEIRPLN, translated from the coding sequence TTGAATAAACGGTGCAACTTTCTCGGCAGTTTTATAGTCGCGGTCGTTTGCGTCTGCTTCTTACCGACCGCGCTGCTCGCGGCGGAGCCGGTAGAGCGGATAGCGGCTATCGTCGGTTCCGAACCGATTCTGACGTCCGAACTGGCGGCGCAGATTCAGATGGTCGCCATTCAGCGCAAGATTCGACCGGCCAATCAGGAGGAAGCGGAACGTCTGCAAAAGGAAATCCTGGAGCAGATGATTATGGAGAAATTGATTCAGATTGAAGCCCGCAAAGACACTTCCATAAAAGTCTCCTCTGAGGAAATCGACCAGACTCTGGACGACCACGTCCGCAATATCGCTTCACAGTTCCCGTCTGAAGATGCCTTCCTCGGCGAACTCGCCAAGGAAGGGCTTAATCTGAGGCTGTTCAAGAAACGGCTTCGTCCGGAGATAGAGAATCATCTCCTAAAACAAAAACTGATATCCAAGAAACTCTCCGCCGTAGCCATTTCGCGGCAGGAGGTGATGGATTTCTATGATAAATATCGCGACTCCATTCCCGACCAGCCGGAAGCGGTCCGTCTGGCGCATATCTTACTGACCTTTCAGCCATCCGGCGCCACCGAGGATTCCGTGCGTCTGCTGGCGGAGTCAGTCAGAAAGAATGTTGCCGCGGGAGCCGATTTTGCGACAATATCGGCGCAATATTCGCCGCAGGCGGTAGCGTTGGCTGGTGGCGACCTCGGTTTCATCACCCGTGATGACGTCGTTCCGGAGTTTGCCCGCCCGGCTTTCAATCTCCAGCCCGGTGAAATCTCGGGAGTCGTCCGCACCGAATTCGGTTTTCATATAATCAAATGTGAAGAGAAAGCGGGCGATAAAGCGCATCTGCGGCATATTCTCTTTGAGGTCATTCCCACTCCCTCCGATTCCGCCCTGACTTTCCGCCTGGCCGATTCTCTCAAGCAGGCAATTCTCGCCGGCTCCGATTTTCGAGAGTTGGCGAAGATATTTTCCGCCGATGATGAGACCCGCAAGCAGGGGGGAGAGCTCGGTTGGTTTGCCAAGTCCGATTTGCCGCCGGCCTTCATCAGCGCCGTGGACAGTATCAAGAATATCGGCGATATCTACGGTCCTGTCCGCTCTGAATATGGGCTGCATATCCTGAAACTTCTGGAATATCAGGAAGCCCGTCAGTTCTCCCCAGATACAGATTATGACCGTCTCAAAGAGATGGCTCGTCAGGCAAAGGCCGGGGAATTTGTTGACCGGTGGATTGAAAAAGTTAAAGAGCAGATTTTCGTTGAGATTCGCCCTCTGAATTAA